A stretch of DNA from Juglans microcarpa x Juglans regia isolate MS1-56 chromosome 5D, Jm3101_v1.0, whole genome shotgun sequence:
TTGCAATGTTCTAACATGCTGTAGCCCCTCTGGCAGAGAACCCAGACGAGGACACCATAAGATGCTCAAACTCCGAAGGGTTGAAAGGTTGCTCAAATCATTTGGCAGAGAATCTAATTTTGGGCAGTACATAATGGACAAGTGCTCGAGTGCACTGAGGTATTGCAGTCCAGTCGATAACGAAGACAGATTTGTACAGTTCTCAATGGACAAAGTTCTAAGGGAGTTCAAACCTCGGATACCATCATCCGGCAAAGAGTCAATCAAATTACATTCGCTGATTTCCAAGGATTCCAATGATGTAAGGTTCTGCAATCCTTGTGGCAAGGATGAAAGCTTTTGACACCAACATATGCTCAGTGACTTTAGAGCAGTGAGGTTCTCTATTTCAGAAGGCAGCGATGAAAGATTAGTGCATGAGCTAATCTTCAGAGAGGTAAGAAGAATACTGGTTTTTAGCAGCTCTCCTGGTAAGAGTAACAAGTCTGGGAAAGTATCGATTACCATAACCAAGAGTGAGGTTAGATTTTCCATGGAGTTCACAAGCAATGGATGGCAACCCTGCAACTCTACATGCTGAAGAGATGGAATGATAGGTGCTGCAGAAAGCTTTGGACACTTGCTTACAATCAATTTTTCCAGTCGAGGGAACAGTACTTGTCTTCCATTACTGCCACGCCATTCTTTCAGATTCGGAAAATCTCTGAGGGTTAGTTCTTTGAGAGATGGGAAAGGTGACTGAATATAATCTGCACCATAAAAGTCTTGGCCGATGAACTCGATGCCTTCCATTGCCTGTAGATAGAGATTCTTAAGTAATGGAAGCTGCCCAATGGTAGGTAGATTTAAACATCTTTTGAGACTGATCAGTACAAGCCCAGTCAGACTGGGGAGTCCCCAACTTGGAAACTTGATGCCGGGATACCCTTTTGATGAACAGCTTTTTCAGATATTCATGCGGTTCAAGGCATTCTAGTATATCTTCCACTTCTTCTAATCTAGCATCACTGTAATGTCCATGTGACGATCCTATTGAGTGCTGACTTCCTGCAGTATAATTGTTCTCATCATCGTTTCCCCAAAATAATCCCAAAACGTGCAGGTGCTTCTTCTGTTTCAAATTAGCAAGCTTTGTTTCTTTTGCATCTCTCACATTCTCCAAGCATTTTATGTTAAGTTCCCCCCGTAGGTTTAGGCAGCTGAGTTCCGAAATACCTTCCCCATTTCTCTTGCCCACAATATATATCGGCAATGTCTGAAGGTGAACTAACTTTCCAATCCCAGTTGGCATACGGGTAAGTCTTTCACACCCAGTTATATTAAGGTGCCTTAGGTTAATCAGCTTTTCCATTCCATCAGGCAGTGTTTGAAGGTGGCAGCAACCTGAGAGGTTCAGTGTCTGCAGATTGCAGAGGTCACAGATTGTGTTGGGTAGTGCTTGAATTGAAGTTTCGGAGAGGTCAAGGTATCTCAAAGAGACCAAGTTCCCTATTGATTTATGGAATCCTTTGATTCCGGACCCACTTATATCTAGAACCCTTAAATACTTGAAATTAGTGGGCAAAAAAGGAAGCTCCTCAGAGCTGAATCCAGGAGACAACAACAGCAAGGTTCTAAGACGTGTCACTTTCAGCAAGGCTGTTGGAATTGCAGATGACGGGAAATTACAAACTACTGATGAGTGACGAGTTTTTGCTAGATCACTTGGTGTAGGCCGGCCATGCTCCAATTTTAAGAATTCATTTCCAGCAACAGATTGGGCAAGTTCATGAATCAATCATGCATTCTGTAAATTTTCGTGCTGTCATCTTTACTGTCCTTGACTTCCTGAAAGAAGGACTTCCTCAATAGATCATCAAAATAACCGTTGCCAATGTCTTCTAAGGGATTATGTCCATCTGC
This window harbors:
- the LOC121266031 gene encoding putative disease resistance protein RGA1, with product MEGIEFIGQDFYGADYIQSPFPSLKELTLRDFPNLKEWRGSNGRQVLFPRLEKLIVSKCPKLSAAPIIPSLQHVELQGCHPLLVNSMENLTSLLVMVIDTFPDLLLLPGELLKTSILLTSLKISSCTNLSSLPSEIENLTALKSLSICWCQKLSSLPQGLQNLTSLESLEISECNLIDSLPDDGIRGLNSLRTLSIENCTNLSSLSTGLQYLSALEHLSIMYCPKLDSLPNDLSNLSTLRSLSILWCPRLGSLPEGLQHVRTLQTLEIRSCPGLEEFPEWTNNLSALRSLAISDCNNMTSLPEGLVCLSTLQHLSIQDCPNLEKWWKDKRRRDRRRISHISHIYIGSPEFRL